A window of Actinomycetota bacterium contains these coding sequences:
- the murD gene encoding UDP-N-acetylmuramoyl-L-alanine--D-glutamate ligase codes for MSPPQRVLILGLGKMTGAAVADVLLSSGAEVRAHESFPTPAREELAARLSERGARVGFGEPDEAVVEELLGWADLIVPSPGVPPSNPVLAAALARGTKVISEVELGYGLARGPVLAITGTNGKTTTTTLLAEILREAGKPAEAVGNIGVPFVTAARDSAAGAFLVAELSSFQLAFIDRFQPAAAIVLNVGDDHYDWHSGYEDYLAAKGRITENQKADERLVIRVDDPGCMAIAAGSKAEIAGFGLDAPEEVWARLKTGLGRPPALVAGMDGGEMATFDGNTRTVLTNSRDIRMDGPHNLENVMAAALAALKFGVAPEAIASVASRFGNLPHRTELVATVDGVRYVDDSKATNPHATLRALRGLSNVVLIAGGRAKGLDLSPLSEVAGQVAGLVVMGEAAEELLQVFASVPSAPAEDVEEAVRLAAAMARPGDTVLLSPACSSLDQYTDYAERGNRFQNAVRSL; via the coding sequence TTGAGCCCACCACAACGGGTCCTGATCCTCGGCCTGGGCAAGATGACCGGCGCCGCTGTAGCCGACGTGCTCCTCTCCTCGGGCGCCGAGGTCCGCGCCCACGAGTCCTTCCCGACTCCGGCCCGGGAGGAGCTGGCGGCCCGGCTGAGCGAACGGGGCGCCAGGGTCGGCTTCGGTGAGCCGGACGAGGCAGTCGTCGAGGAGCTTCTCGGCTGGGCCGACCTGATCGTCCCCAGCCCCGGGGTCCCCCCGTCCAACCCGGTCCTGGCCGCGGCGCTGGCCCGGGGCACCAAGGTGATCAGCGAGGTGGAGCTGGGGTACGGGCTGGCCAGGGGCCCGGTGCTGGCGATCACCGGGACCAACGGCAAGACCACCACGACGACCCTGCTGGCCGAGATCCTCCGCGAGGCCGGCAAGCCCGCCGAGGCGGTCGGCAACATCGGTGTCCCCTTCGTCACGGCGGCCAGGGACTCGGCGGCCGGCGCCTTTCTGGTCGCCGAGCTCTCGAGCTTCCAGCTGGCGTTCATCGACAGGTTCCAGCCCGCGGCGGCGATCGTCCTCAACGTCGGCGACGACCACTACGACTGGCACTCCGGGTACGAGGACTACCTCGCCGCCAAGGGCAGGATCACCGAGAACCAGAAGGCGGACGAACGTCTGGTGATCCGGGTCGACGACCCGGGCTGCATGGCCATTGCCGCCGGGTCGAAGGCGGAGATAGCCGGGTTCGGTCTGGACGCTCCGGAGGAGGTGTGGGCAAGGCTGAAGACCGGCCTGGGGAGACCGCCGGCTCTGGTGGCCGGGATGGACGGTGGCGAGATGGCGACGTTCGACGGAAATACCCGCACCGTCCTGACTAACTCCCGGGATATCCGCATGGACGGCCCCCACAACCTTGAGAATGTGATGGCGGCAGCACTTGCCGCTTTGAAGTTCGGAGTAGCGCCCGAGGCCATTGCCTCGGTTGCCAGCCGGTTCGGCAACCTGCCGCACCGCACCGAGCTGGTCGCCACTGTGGACGGGGTGAGATATGTCGACGATTCCAAAGCCACCAACCCGCACGCCACCCTCAGGGCCCTCAGGGGTTTGAGCAACGTCGTGTTGATAGCGGGAGGCCGGGCCAAGGGCCTGGACCTGTCGCCGCTTTCCGAGGTCGCCGGCCAGGTGGCCGGCCTGGTTGTGATGGGGGAGGCGGCCGAGGAGCTGCTGCAGGTTTTCGCATCGGTTCCCTCCGCCCCGGCGGAGGACGTGGAGGAGGCGGTGCGGCTGGCAGCCGCCATGGCGCGGCCCGGGGACACGGTCCTTCTTTCTCCGGCCTGCTCGAGCCTCGACCAGTACACCGACTACGCCGAACGGGGAAATCGCTTTCAGAACGCGGTGCGCTCCCTGTGA
- the ftsW gene encoding putative lipid II flippase FtsW, translated as MTAATVNPPAAEDGATRSRLGHLLDKPHLPLLLTCLTLVAIGLLMILSASSVQAFSRFGTSFSYFKRQMVGVVIGLVAMAVMARSDYRHLRPLARPLLGACLVMLAAVILPGIGSTRGGSSRWLIVGPLSIQPSEIAKLALIIFVATVLESKGVKIRDPRELAVPVLPMTGLVCLLVIAQPDLGTTIILGGSVLVILFLAGAQMRHVGLLSAFGLISVVILAFTRSYRRERVFSFLNPWADPLNTGYQVIQGQIALGSGGFFGVGLGASRQKWSYVPNAHTDFIFAIIGEELGLAGTLIVLILFVFLMYLGIRVARQAPDRFGMLLAGGITGVIAMQALINMGAISGLLPITGVPLPLISFGSSSLVLTMASVGILLSIAKRGKKSSGKARSTPAINPKVAVKA; from the coding sequence GTGACCGCTGCAACCGTCAACCCGCCCGCCGCCGAGGATGGCGCTACCAGGTCCCGGCTCGGGCACCTGCTCGACAAACCGCACCTGCCCCTTCTGCTCACCTGCCTGACCCTGGTTGCGATCGGCCTACTGATGATCCTGTCGGCCTCCTCGGTTCAGGCGTTCAGCCGGTTCGGCACCTCGTTCTCGTACTTCAAGCGGCAGATGGTCGGGGTTGTCATCGGCCTGGTCGCAATGGCGGTCATGGCCCGGAGCGACTACCGGCACCTGCGGCCGCTGGCCCGGCCGCTTCTCGGGGCCTGCCTGGTGATGCTCGCCGCCGTGATCCTGCCCGGGATCGGCTCCACCCGGGGCGGCTCGAGCCGGTGGCTGATTGTCGGGCCGTTGAGCATCCAGCCGTCCGAGATCGCAAAGCTTGCCCTCATCATTTTTGTGGCGACGGTTCTGGAGTCCAAGGGGGTCAAGATCAGGGACCCCCGGGAGCTGGCGGTGCCGGTCCTGCCGATGACCGGCCTGGTCTGCCTTCTGGTGATAGCCCAGCCCGACCTCGGCACCACGATCATCCTCGGGGGATCGGTCCTGGTGATCCTCTTCCTCGCCGGCGCCCAGATGCGCCACGTCGGGTTGTTGTCGGCCTTCGGGCTGATCTCGGTGGTGATCCTTGCCTTCACCCGCTCCTACCGGAGGGAGCGGGTCTTCTCGTTCCTCAACCCGTGGGCGGACCCCCTCAACACCGGCTACCAGGTCATCCAGGGTCAGATAGCCCTGGGCAGCGGCGGCTTCTTCGGTGTAGGCCTCGGCGCCAGCCGGCAGAAGTGGTCGTACGTGCCGAACGCACACACCGACTTCATCTTTGCCATCATCGGCGAGGAGCTGGGCCTGGCCGGCACGCTGATCGTCCTGATCCTGTTCGTCTTCCTTATGTACCTCGGAATCCGGGTCGCCCGTCAGGCCCCGGATCGTTTTGGGATGCTCCTGGCCGGAGGGATCACCGGCGTCATTGCGATGCAGGCGCTGATCAACATGGGGGCGATCTCCGGCCTGCTTCCTATCACCGGCGTCCCGCTTCCCCTGATTTCGTTCGGAAGCTCGTCCCTGGTGCTCACCATGGCCTCGGTCGGCATCCTCCTTTCCATCGCCAAGAGGGGGAAGAAGAGCAGCGGCAAGGCTCGGTCAACGCCTGCCATCAACCCTAAAGTTGCAGTAAAGGCTTAA
- the murG gene encoding undecaprenyldiphospho-muramoylpentapeptide beta-N-acetylglucosaminyltransferase: protein MILAGGGTTGHLSPGLAVADLLRSRGAEILFIGTPTGPEARIVPNSGYPFKAVSVIGRGPGKVTVRNLQAVTKLGVATLKALKILRTFKPDVVVGTGGYVSLPAAAAARLAGVPLVLHEQNSVPGMANRVARRFATAVGVSFPGTERFFGPGAVLVGNPVREALNKFDRPALRPRGLEEFGLEDGRPTLLVFGGSQGARSINEAVTGAYDGLRSSDLQILHLAGPRNAGLVEKAVEDQRQPGDSLVYRVVGYTDSMELAYACSDLALCRSGASTVAELAAVGLPALLVPLPISLDDDQRKNAEAVVEVGGARMILNADLNPQVVVEMVEGLIRDPAELASLAQAVRTLARPDAAERFAELVEGSVK from the coding sequence GTGATCCTTGCCGGAGGGGGCACCACCGGCCACCTGTCTCCCGGGCTTGCGGTTGCGGACCTCCTCCGTTCCCGGGGCGCTGAGATCCTGTTCATCGGAACGCCCACCGGACCGGAAGCTCGGATCGTCCCGAACAGCGGCTACCCCTTCAAGGCGGTTTCCGTGATCGGCCGGGGGCCCGGGAAAGTGACCGTGCGGAACCTTCAGGCGGTTACCAAGCTGGGCGTCGCAACCCTGAAGGCGCTGAAGATTCTCCGCACCTTCAAGCCGGATGTGGTGGTCGGCACCGGGGGCTACGTCAGCCTCCCCGCCGCAGCTGCCGCCAGGCTGGCCGGCGTCCCGCTGGTCCTGCACGAACAGAACAGCGTGCCGGGCATGGCCAACCGGGTTGCGCGCCGGTTTGCGACCGCAGTCGGGGTCAGCTTCCCCGGCACCGAGAGGTTCTTCGGCCCGGGCGCGGTCCTGGTGGGCAACCCGGTCAGGGAGGCCCTGAACAAATTCGACCGGCCGGCGTTGCGCCCTCGCGGGCTTGAGGAGTTCGGCCTGGAGGACGGCCGGCCCACCCTGTTGGTCTTCGGCGGCAGCCAGGGGGCCCGCAGCATCAACGAAGCGGTGACTGGGGCCTACGACGGGCTGCGTTCCTCCGACCTGCAGATCCTGCACCTGGCCGGGCCGCGGAACGCCGGGTTGGTGGAGAAGGCGGTTGAGGACCAACGGCAGCCGGGGGACTCACTCGTCTACCGGGTCGTGGGCTATACGGACTCGATGGAGCTGGCTTACGCTTGCAGCGATCTGGCGTTGTGCCGGTCCGGGGCGTCGACCGTGGCGGAGCTGGCGGCGGTGGGGCTCCCGGCCCTGCTGGTCCCCCTGCCGATATCGCTGGACGACGACCAGAGGAAGAACGCTGAAGCGGTAGTAGAGGTTGGAGGAGCTCGCATGATCTTGAACGCCGACCTGAACCCTCAAGTAGTGGTTGAGATGGTTGAGGGTCTTATCCGGGACCCCGCCGAGCTCGCCTCGTTGGCCCAGGCGGTGCGTACGCTGGCCCGCCCGGACGCCGCCGAGAGGTTCGCCGAGCTGGTTGAAGGTTCGGTGAAGTAG
- the murC gene encoding UDP-N-acetylmuramate--L-alanine ligase, which translates to MLKLDPSWRRVHMVGMGGAGMSAIARVLTQAGITVTGSDARESAVLEGLRALGVRADVGHRARQAEGADVLIVTNAVAPGNVEVEFARSNGIPILWRGQALAQIVGSLRTIAVSGTHGKTTTSGMVATVLAHAGMNPTYLLGSDLAGRGSGGRLGEGDVAVVEADEAYRSFLWLEPAISVVTNIDRDHVDHYDSWETLQEAFATFMSKSTEAVVVCADNPRAVQVAGALATMTYGFAEEATVRAAGLESGAGGSDFRLFVDGVDSGPVHLQVSGRHNVQNALGAAAACLSLGLDAATVAAGLAAFGGVSRRFEYRGMFEAAHLVDDYAHHPAEIEATLAAARWGPWKRVIAVFQPHLYSRTQALWREFGASLGAADVVVVTDVYGAREEPVPGVTGKLIVDAICESSPGRKVIYAPRLDDAARYVRSIVRPDDLILTLGAGDITTLHDRLIGDAPADR; encoded by the coding sequence ATGTTGAAGCTAGACCCATCCTGGCGCCGGGTCCACATGGTCGGCATGGGCGGCGCCGGCATGAGCGCCATCGCCCGGGTCCTGACCCAGGCGGGCATCACGGTCACCGGGTCGGACGCTCGTGAGTCCGCCGTCCTGGAAGGCCTGCGTGCTCTGGGCGTCCGGGCCGACGTCGGCCACCGGGCCCGCCAGGCGGAGGGCGCCGACGTGCTGATCGTCACCAACGCAGTTGCTCCGGGCAACGTCGAGGTCGAGTTTGCGAGGTCGAACGGCATCCCCATCCTGTGGAGAGGCCAGGCCCTGGCGCAGATCGTAGGGAGCCTCCGGACGATTGCGGTCAGCGGAACCCACGGGAAGACGACCACGTCGGGCATGGTGGCCACCGTGCTGGCCCACGCTGGGATGAACCCCACCTACCTGCTGGGCTCCGACCTGGCCGGACGCGGTTCCGGCGGCCGCCTGGGGGAGGGCGACGTCGCGGTGGTCGAGGCAGACGAGGCGTACCGTTCGTTTCTCTGGCTCGAGCCTGCGATCTCCGTGGTGACCAACATCGACCGGGACCACGTGGACCACTACGACAGCTGGGAGACGCTCCAGGAGGCGTTTGCGACCTTCATGTCGAAGTCCACGGAGGCGGTGGTCGTCTGCGCCGACAACCCCCGCGCGGTGCAGGTTGCCGGTGCGCTGGCGACCATGACCTACGGGTTTGCCGAGGAGGCGACCGTACGGGCCGCCGGCCTCGAGTCGGGGGCCGGAGGCTCCGACTTCCGGCTGTTCGTCGACGGGGTCGACAGCGGCCCGGTGCACCTCCAGGTTTCCGGCCGGCACAACGTCCAGAACGCCCTCGGCGCAGCAGCCGCCTGCCTCAGCCTCGGCCTGGACGCGGCTACGGTGGCGGCGGGCCTGGCTGCGTTCGGCGGGGTAAGCCGCAGGTTCGAGTACCGGGGGATGTTCGAGGCGGCCCACCTGGTGGACGACTACGCCCACCACCCGGCCGAGATCGAGGCGACGCTTGCCGCCGCCCGGTGGGGCCCCTGGAAGCGTGTGATCGCAGTGTTTCAACCGCACCTGTACAGCCGGACCCAGGCCCTCTGGAGGGAGTTCGGGGCCTCCCTGGGGGCGGCCGACGTCGTGGTGGTCACCGATGTCTACGGCGCCCGGGAGGAGCCGGTCCCCGGGGTCACCGGAAAGCTCATCGTCGACGCCATCTGCGAGTCCTCACCCGGACGCAAGGTGATCTACGCCCCCCGCCTGGACGACGCCGCGCGGTACGTGCGCAGCATCGTCCGGCCGGACGACCTGATCCTCACCCTGGGGGCCGGCGACATCACGACCCTGCACGACCGTCTCATCGGCGATGCGCCGGCCGACCGGTAG
- the murB gene encoding UDP-N-acetylmuramate dehydrogenase, protein MPENLDETLGQAAAEIGAAASGRVAFKEPLAPFTSFRVGGPAGVLVEPRDEKDLEVTGSVVARLGLDVLILGRGSNVLIGDDGFPGVVIRMGKGFEWIRSAGEDGVEAGGGANLPQVANWARRRSLAGMEFSVAIPATVGGGVAMNAGAHGASLSDVLESARVCHLAEGRTEEITAEDLNMTYRKTAVGPGSLVCSARFRLVPGDPAEIAARMEKYRIHRTETQPADAPNAGSTFRNPQGHSAGGLIEATGLKGHRIGGAEVSPKHANFFFARPGAKAQDVFDLMVFVQAAVEKEHGVRLLPEVRIIGFFDNADELKTQ, encoded by the coding sequence GTGCCCGAAAACCTGGACGAAACGCTCGGTCAGGCCGCAGCGGAGATAGGCGCCGCCGCCTCCGGCCGGGTGGCGTTCAAGGAGCCTCTGGCGCCGTTCACCTCGTTCCGGGTGGGGGGACCGGCCGGGGTGCTGGTGGAGCCCCGGGACGAGAAGGACCTCGAGGTGACCGGCTCCGTGGTCGCCAGGCTGGGCCTGGACGTGCTGATCCTGGGGCGGGGGTCCAACGTCCTGATCGGCGACGACGGCTTCCCGGGCGTGGTCATCCGCATGGGCAAGGGGTTCGAGTGGATCCGGTCGGCAGGCGAAGACGGAGTTGAGGCCGGAGGGGGCGCCAACCTCCCTCAGGTGGCCAACTGGGCCAGGCGTCGCTCGCTGGCCGGCATGGAGTTCTCGGTGGCCATCCCGGCGACCGTCGGCGGGGGAGTGGCGATGAATGCCGGCGCCCACGGCGCCAGCCTGTCGGACGTCCTGGAGTCCGCCCGGGTCTGCCACCTGGCCGAGGGCCGCACCGAGGAGATCACGGCCGAGGACCTGAACATGACCTACCGCAAGACCGCAGTGGGCCCGGGCAGCCTGGTCTGCTCGGCCCGGTTCAGGCTGGTTCCCGGGGACCCGGCGGAGATCGCGGCAAGGATGGAGAAGTACCGAATCCACCGTACCGAGACGCAGCCGGCGGATGCCCCCAACGCGGGGTCGACTTTCCGGAACCCCCAGGGACACTCGGCCGGCGGCTTGATCGAAGCTACCGGGCTCAAGGGCCACCGGATCGGCGGCGCCGAGGTGTCGCCCAAGCACGCCAACTTCTTTTTCGCCCGGCCCGGCGCCAAGGCCCAGGACGTCTTCGACCTGATGGTCTTCGTGCAGGCCGCCGTCGAGAAGGAGCACGGTGTCAGGCTGCTGCCCGAGGTCCGGATCATCGGCTTCTTCGACAACGCGGACGAGCTCAAAACCCAATGA
- a CDS encoding FtsQ-type POTRA domain-containing protein: protein MKLLKILALLVVGAVIYQGVQAVSRSRSLQLDKFEVEGNTEARISTETVIAATGAEVGDQLLGISTQKVSRELEKLPWVAEASVERILPSTLRISIDEREPSFVIQTGQGPFLADGRGLVLQEGSEELVNVVEMPLRPIRPGTRISTSEFVHASRILRSLPADIRSRVTSIRAPSIDQIQIETGTGPLIFYGAAEKVDEKNFAVETLLERTKSASPKVAVIDVRVPARPVTRPR, encoded by the coding sequence ATGAAGCTGCTGAAGATACTGGCGCTCCTGGTGGTCGGTGCGGTGATCTACCAGGGAGTCCAGGCGGTTTCGAGATCGCGCTCGCTACAGCTCGACAAGTTCGAAGTAGAGGGCAACACCGAGGCCCGCATCAGCACCGAAACCGTGATCGCAGCCACCGGCGCCGAGGTCGGCGACCAGTTGTTGGGCATCTCCACGCAGAAAGTCTCGAGGGAGCTGGAGAAGCTGCCGTGGGTGGCCGAAGCCAGCGTCGAGCGGATCCTCCCTTCGACGCTCCGGATCTCGATCGACGAGCGCGAGCCGTCCTTCGTCATCCAGACCGGGCAGGGCCCCTTCCTGGCCGACGGCCGGGGACTGGTGCTGCAGGAGGGGAGCGAGGAGCTGGTCAACGTGGTCGAGATGCCCCTGCGGCCGATCCGTCCGGGCACCCGGATCTCCACCTCGGAGTTCGTGCACGCCTCCCGGATACTGCGTTCCCTCCCGGCGGATATCCGTTCCCGGGTGACCTCGATCCGGGCGCCGTCCATCGACCAGATTCAAATCGAGACCGGCACCGGACCGTTGATCTTCTACGGCGCAGCGGAGAAGGTCGACGAGAAGAATTTCGCAGTCGAAACCCTCCTGGAGCGTACAAAAAGTGCGTCGCCGAAGGTCGCAGTCATAGATGTGCGGGTCCCCGCCCGCCCGGTTACGCGCCCCCGCTAG
- the ftsZ gene encoding cell division protein FtsZ → MAVIKVVGIGGGGVNAVNRMIDAGLKGVEFIAVNTDAQALLMSDADVKLDIGRDLTRGLGAGADPELGRQAAEAHRDEIEEVLKGADMVFVTAGKGGGTGTGGAPVVAEIAKSLGALTIGVVTRPFAFEGRRRSVNAEQGIMKLKERLDSLIIIPNDRLLQVCDETTSVLEAFRMADEVLLQGVQGITNLITIPGLINLDFADVKAIMLNAGSSLMGIGNARGEDRAVMAAQNAVSSPLLEASIDGARGVLISISGGSDLGLFEVNQAANIIAKSAHPDANIIFGAVIDDQLGDELRLTVIASGFERSEFAGAGGAGRAPSVSAPGSPYGGSLPSVGIPQPQPIGSYMAEDDLDVEYELDREPVITDIREPMPRRTREPAYNAPREPQVTHVFDADADDDDDDLDIPSFLRRR, encoded by the coding sequence TTGGCAGTTATCAAAGTCGTCGGTATTGGAGGCGGCGGAGTCAACGCCGTTAACCGCATGATCGATGCGGGTCTCAAGGGCGTTGAGTTCATCGCCGTCAACACCGACGCTCAGGCGTTGCTGATGTCGGACGCCGACGTGAAGCTGGACATCGGCCGGGACCTCACCCGAGGCCTGGGCGCCGGCGCAGACCCCGAGCTCGGCCGTCAGGCCGCAGAAGCTCACCGTGACGAGATCGAAGAGGTGCTGAAGGGCGCCGACATGGTCTTCGTAACCGCAGGAAAGGGCGGCGGCACCGGAACCGGTGGCGCACCCGTAGTGGCGGAGATCGCCAAGAGCCTCGGTGCTCTGACAATCGGTGTTGTGACCCGGCCGTTCGCATTCGAAGGCCGCCGGCGCAGCGTCAACGCCGAGCAGGGAATCATGAAGCTGAAGGAGAGGCTGGACAGCCTCATCATCATTCCGAACGACCGCCTGCTTCAGGTCTGCGACGAGACCACCTCGGTGCTCGAGGCCTTCCGCATGGCTGACGAGGTCCTGCTGCAGGGCGTCCAGGGCATCACCAACCTGATCACCATCCCCGGGTTGATCAACCTGGACTTCGCAGACGTGAAGGCGATCATGTTGAACGCCGGCTCGTCGCTTATGGGCATCGGGAACGCACGCGGCGAGGACCGGGCCGTCATGGCCGCCCAGAACGCGGTGTCGTCTCCGTTGCTCGAAGCTTCTATCGACGGGGCCCGCGGCGTGCTGATCAGCATCTCCGGTGGCAGCGACCTCGGACTGTTCGAGGTCAACCAGGCCGCGAACATCATCGCCAAGTCGGCCCACCCGGACGCCAACATCATCTTCGGTGCGGTTATCGACGACCAGCTCGGCGACGAGCTGCGGCTTACCGTCATCGCATCCGGATTCGAGCGGTCGGAGTTCGCCGGCGCCGGTGGCGCCGGAAGGGCGCCCTCCGTCTCGGCTCCGGGCAGCCCGTACGGCGGCAGCCTGCCGTCGGTAGGGATTCCGCAGCCCCAGCCCATCGGCAGCTACATGGCCGAGGACGACCTGGACGTGGAGTACGAGCTCGACCGCGAGCCGGTCATCACCGACATCCGGGAGCCCATGCCCCGCCGCACCAGGGAGCCTGCCTACAACGCTCCCCGGGAGCCGCAGGTCACCCACGTCTTCGACGCCGATGCGGATGACGACGACGACGACCTGGACATTCCGAGCTTCCTTCGGCGGAGGTAG
- the pgeF gene encoding peptidoglycan editing factor PgeF — MLFLVPPRTAGVAFTTRLGGSSGGPYSGLNLGTATSDDPAKVRANRERVARALGVSEDWALLKQVHGNSVVKVNTGVRFATLTYEADALLMRPTGVPAAVVAADCLPIALVGGEERGVVHAGWRGLCAGVIETAVTAFEGGRPTAWIGPSIGPCHYQVGAEVVETFRSANPEAPEFWTPDGDRFRFDLRAAARWVLRKAGAQVDDDDPPCTFCDSRFYSFRRDGETGRHAVVVWR, encoded by the coding sequence TTGCTGTTTCTTGTCCCCCCTCGAACGGCGGGCGTTGCGTTCACCACACGGTTAGGAGGTTCAAGCGGTGGTCCCTACTCCGGACTCAACCTCGGTACGGCAACATCGGATGATCCGGCGAAAGTCCGGGCGAACCGGGAACGGGTCGCCCGGGCTCTCGGCGTTTCGGAGGATTGGGCACTACTGAAGCAGGTCCACGGCAATTCCGTGGTCAAGGTGAATACGGGAGTCAGGTTCGCAACGTTGACATACGAGGCTGATGCACTGCTCATGCGGCCAACCGGTGTGCCGGCAGCCGTAGTCGCAGCGGACTGTCTTCCGATCGCGCTGGTGGGCGGGGAGGAGCGCGGCGTAGTTCATGCCGGCTGGCGCGGGCTCTGCGCCGGGGTGATCGAGACGGCCGTCACGGCTTTCGAAGGCGGCCGGCCCACCGCCTGGATCGGCCCGAGCATCGGACCCTGCCACTACCAGGTGGGCGCGGAGGTGGTCGAAACCTTCCGGTCGGCCAACCCCGAGGCTCCCGAGTTCTGGACCCCCGACGGCGACCGGTTCCGGTTCGACCTGCGGGCCGCAGCCAGGTGGGTGCTCAGGAAGGCGGGCGCCCAGGTGGACGACGACGACCCGCCCTGCACCTTCTGCGACTCCCGGTTCTACTCGTTCCGGCGGGACGGCGAGACCGGCCGGCACGCCGTGGTGGTCTGGCGGTGA
- a CDS encoding YggS family pyridoxal phosphate-dependent enzyme — translation MTLTLTDPIATSLDRVRRSIDDAAIAVARDPSDVTLIAVSKAFPASSIERALAAGQQDFGENRVQELAAKFAQLGGRPSWHFVGRLQRNKVRQVLATGAVIHSVDRLELAAEINARAGAPVRVLLEVNVTGEPQKGGVEPDELGRLTEAALGMPNLQVVGLMTMARKAGDPELARPYFAELARLRDELVEGYSPMIRHLSMGMSQDYRVAVEEGATMVRVGEAIFGPRTPPQTLRAEQLGESER, via the coding sequence GTGACCCTGACTTTGACCGACCCGATTGCCACGTCCCTCGACCGCGTCCGGCGGAGCATCGACGATGCGGCCATCGCAGTCGCGAGGGACCCGTCGGACGTCACGCTGATTGCCGTCTCCAAAGCCTTCCCGGCAAGCTCGATCGAGCGGGCGTTGGCCGCCGGACAGCAGGACTTCGGCGAGAACCGGGTCCAGGAGCTGGCGGCGAAGTTCGCGCAGCTGGGCGGACGGCCGAGCTGGCACTTCGTCGGCAGGCTGCAGCGCAACAAGGTCCGGCAGGTCCTGGCCACCGGGGCGGTGATCCACTCGGTCGACCGGCTGGAGCTTGCCGCGGAAATCAACGCCCGAGCCGGGGCGCCGGTCCGGGTCCTGCTCGAAGTCAACGTCACAGGCGAACCCCAAAAGGGCGGAGTGGAGCCGGATGAGCTGGGCCGGTTGACCGAAGCGGCCCTGGGAATGCCCAACCTCCAGGTCGTCGGGTTGATGACCATGGCCCGAAAAGCCGGCGATCCCGAGCTGGCCCGGCCCTACTTTGCCGAGCTGGCGCGCCTGAGGGACGAGTTGGTAGAGGGATATTCGCCCATGATCCGCCATCTTTCGATGGGTATGAGCCAAGATTATCGAGTAGCTGTAGAAGAAGGCGCCACGATGGTGCGTGTCGGTGAAGCGATCTTTGGTCCGCGCACCCCTCCGCAGACTTTGAGGGCCGAACAACTGGGGGAGTCAGAAAGGTGA
- a CDS encoding cell division protein SepF: MSVWKKTLLYLGLVEEDEMDGQLDLVDETPQRAPSTIRKISREELSSVHRPRAAVQEQGSVRQAQAFQQTAQAQPSAPRALGQIHKVSPAAYDDAKEIGDKLKSSVPVIMNLQGVEDDTFKRLTAFASGLAYGLGGDVQRLGPRMYLITPANVEVSAEDRQRLKRGLFNEF; this comes from the coding sequence ATGAGCGTCTGGAAGAAGACACTCCTGTATCTGGGACTGGTCGAGGAAGATGAGATGGACGGCCAGCTGGACCTCGTCGACGAGACCCCGCAACGGGCTCCATCCACCATCCGCAAGATCAGCCGCGAAGAGCTGAGCTCGGTCCATCGGCCGCGGGCTGCGGTGCAGGAGCAGGGTTCGGTTCGCCAGGCCCAGGCGTTCCAGCAAACCGCCCAGGCACAGCCTTCGGCGCCTCGTGCCCTCGGCCAGATCCACAAGGTTTCCCCGGCTGCCTACGACGACGCCAAGGAGATCGGCGACAAGTTGAAGTCCTCGGTGCCGGTCATAATGAACCTCCAGGGCGTCGAGGACGACACGTTCAAGCGCCTTACCGCCTTCGCCTCGGGTTTGGCGTACGGCCTGGGCGGGGACGTGCAGAGGCTGGGGCCGCGCATGTACCTGATCACACCGGCGAATGTCGAAGTTTCGGCGGAGGACAGGCAGCGCCTCAAGCGAGGCCTGTTCAATGAATTTTGA
- a CDS encoding YggT family protein, which yields MSLVAVILLRTLQIYGWILVGRIILSFIPLFSPGWQPPPFLTPIVDLIYGMTEPPLQFIRRYVPQPMGFPFDLSFIILYVIVRLILPQVIIYSLAGF from the coding sequence TTGAGTCTTGTTGCCGTAATCCTTCTGCGCACCCTGCAGATCTACGGGTGGATCCTGGTCGGCCGGATCATTCTGTCGTTCATCCCGCTGTTCAGCCCGGGATGGCAGCCGCCGCCTTTCCTCACGCCGATAGTGGACCTGATCTACGGGATGACCGAACCGCCGCTGCAGTTCATACGACGCTACGTTCCACAACCCATGGGCTTTCCGTTCGATCTGTCGTTCATCATCTTGTACGTGATCGTGAGACTGATCTTGCCCCAGGTGATCATCTACTCCCTGGCCGGCTTCTAA